Proteins from one Arthrobacter sp. Soc17.1.1.1 genomic window:
- a CDS encoding sensor histidine kinase: MVLFKASPRDGDPDRPAAAAGTVPVPEAGRGVRATWRYSVSSIVAYVIFVSAVNALFMLSGGDYGLQLLDVVLIALAVVSVAALTRYCWFFRTGLGGGLPERTYTLWLLLPPAGLWFIGLLQSHTLWVAALPLWFAANAVAVVVDRRTRWSILAMAFAALVLHGMLGVLLDTPAGGPAADTGGLVSLGVWALMTPLLFVGGIWWWEIVLRLDDSRRASGELAVAKERLRFAADLHDIQGHHLQVIALKTELAGRLLDVDPAAARVQIDEAQQLARTALEDTRALVHGYRAVSLAAEAANAAEVLRAAGIQASVEVDAEGLPSEERTLFGRVMREATTNILRHSEAGCVTFRLVRSGQGHVLSVTNDGAGAPGPRTVGTGIEGLRKRFEAIGGAVDVRLHGGRFVLTATTPGAPDTAAASPGTASDITPGTAAPPVGAPASAAPGERP, from the coding sequence ATGGTGCTCTTCAAGGCTTCCCCCCGGGACGGGGATCCCGACCGGCCCGCGGCGGCCGCCGGAACGGTCCCGGTCCCGGAGGCCGGCCGCGGCGTCCGCGCCACCTGGCGGTACAGCGTCTCGTCGATCGTGGCGTACGTCATCTTCGTCAGCGCGGTGAACGCGCTGTTCATGCTCTCCGGCGGCGACTACGGGCTGCAGCTCCTCGACGTCGTCCTCATCGCGCTCGCCGTCGTGTCCGTCGCCGCGCTGACCCGCTACTGCTGGTTCTTCCGGACCGGGCTCGGCGGCGGACTGCCGGAGCGGACGTACACGCTCTGGCTCCTGCTCCCGCCCGCCGGCCTGTGGTTCATCGGCCTTCTCCAGTCCCACACCCTCTGGGTCGCCGCCCTGCCGCTCTGGTTCGCAGCGAACGCCGTCGCCGTCGTCGTCGACCGGCGCACGCGCTGGTCGATACTGGCCATGGCGTTCGCCGCACTCGTCCTGCACGGGATGCTCGGGGTCCTCCTCGATACGCCTGCCGGCGGCCCCGCGGCCGACACCGGGGGCCTGGTCTCACTCGGCGTCTGGGCCCTGATGACGCCCCTGCTGTTCGTGGGCGGTATCTGGTGGTGGGAGATCGTGCTGCGGCTCGACGACAGCCGCCGGGCCTCCGGCGAGCTCGCGGTCGCGAAGGAGCGGCTGCGCTTCGCGGCCGACCTGCACGACATCCAGGGGCACCACCTGCAGGTCATCGCGCTCAAGACCGAGCTCGCCGGCCGCCTGCTCGACGTCGATCCCGCGGCTGCACGCGTCCAGATCGACGAGGCCCAGCAGCTCGCTCGCACCGCGCTCGAGGACACCCGCGCCCTGGTCCACGGATACCGCGCCGTGTCCCTCGCCGCCGAGGCGGCCAACGCGGCCGAAGTGCTCCGCGCCGCCGGGATCCAGGCCTCCGTGGAGGTGGACGCCGAGGGGCTGCCGTCGGAGGAGCGCACCCTCTTCGGGCGGGTCATGCGGGAGGCGACCACGAACATCCTGCGCCACAGCGAAGCCGGCTGCGTGACGTTCCGGCTCGTGCGAAGCGGCCAGGGGCACGTCCTCTCGGTGACGAACGACGGCGCCGGCGCTCCCGGGCCGCGGACGGTGGGAACCGGGATCGAGGGCCTGCGGAAGCGGTTCGAGGCCATCGGCGGCGCTGTCGATGTCCGGCTCCACGGCGGTCGCTTCGTCCTGACGGCCACCACGCCGGGAGCCCCGGACACGGCCGCGGCATCACCGGGGACAGCCTCGGACATCACGCCGGGTACCGCCGCGCCGCCCGTCGGGGCGCCCGCCTCCGCGGCCCCGGGGGAGCGACCGTGA
- a CDS encoding response regulator transcription factor, with protein MIRLVLADDEHLIRGALEALLGLEPDLEIVASADNGTDAVRLAQQHSPDVCVLDLEMPPTDGIYAAEEILRSVATRVVIVTRHARPGVLRRALASRVSGFVPKSTPADKLADVIRDVAAGRRYVDPDIAASALTGESCPLTVRELDVLRHGRQGASVQAIARELHLAPGTVRNYVSSAMAKLDAPSRHEAAARAWEQGWI; from the coding sequence GTGATCCGCCTGGTCCTGGCCGACGACGAGCACCTGATCCGGGGCGCCCTGGAGGCCCTGCTGGGGCTCGAACCCGACCTCGAGATCGTGGCGAGTGCCGACAACGGGACCGACGCGGTGCGGCTCGCGCAGCAGCACTCGCCCGACGTGTGCGTGCTGGACCTCGAGATGCCCCCGACCGACGGCATCTACGCCGCGGAGGAGATCCTCCGGTCGGTCGCGACACGCGTCGTGATCGTGACCCGCCATGCCCGGCCGGGCGTCCTGCGGCGCGCGCTGGCCAGCAGGGTGTCCGGCTTCGTCCCGAAGTCCACGCCCGCGGACAAGCTCGCGGACGTCATCCGGGACGTCGCGGCAGGCCGCCGGTACGTGGACCCGGACATCGCGGCGAGCGCCCTGACGGGTGAGTCCTGTCCGCTGACCGTCCGGGAGCTCGACGTCCTGCGGCACGGCCGGCAGGGCGCGAGCGTGCAGGCGATCGCGCGCGAACTGCACCTGGCGCCGGGAACCGTGCGGAACTACGTATCCTCCGCGATGGCGAAGCTCGACGCGCCGTCGCGCCACGAGGCCGCTGCCCGTGCATGGGAACAAGGCTGGATCTGA